A part of Amblyraja radiata isolate CabotCenter1 chromosome 35, sAmbRad1.1.pri, whole genome shotgun sequence genomic DNA contains:
- the LOC116966080 gene encoding cAMP-dependent protein kinase catalytic subunit alpha-like isoform X3, translating to MAEDYSNVKDYLEKAREEFLQKWESPSQNTANLDDFDRTKTLGTGSFGRVMLVKHKATKEHYAMKILDKQKVVKLKQIEHTLNEKRILQAVRFPFLVRLVFSFKDNTNLYMVMEYIQGGEMFSHLRRSGRFSEPHSRFYAAQIVLAFEYLHSLDLLYRDLKPENILIDQSGYIQVTDFGFAKRVKGRTWTLCGTPEYLAPEIILSKGYNKAVDWWALGVLIYEMSAGYPPFFADQPIQIYEKIVSGKVRFPSHFSSDLKDLLRNLLQVDLTKRFGNLRNGVNDIKNHKWFANTDWISIYKRTEEPPFKPKMKGPGDTSNFDEYEEEPIRVSITEKYPKEFADF from the exons AACACGGCAAATTTGGATGACTTTGACAGAACAAAAACACTTGGTACTGGGTCCTTTGGCAGAGTGATGTTAGTGAAACACAAAGCTACAAAGGAACATTATGCAATGAAGATACTGGACAAACAGAAG GTGGTAAAACTGAAACAGATCGAGCACACGCTCAATGAAAAAAGGATTCTTCAGGCTGTCAGGTTCCCTTTTTTGGTGCGGCTAGTATTTTCATTCAAG GATAACACTAATTTGTATATGGTGATGGAATATATTCAGGGAGGCGAGATGTTTTCACATTTAAGGAGAAGCGGAAGGTTCAG TGAACCTCACTCTCGATTTTACGCAGCTCAGATTGTCCTTGCCTTCGAATACCTTCACTCGCTAGATCTTCTATACAGAGACCTGAAACCTGAAAACATACTGATTGACCAAAGTGGCTACATCCAG GTGACAGATTTTGGCTTTGCTAAGAGGGTAAAAGGCAGAACCTGGACACTTTGTGGAACTCCTGAATATCTAGCTCCTGAGATCATCCTTAGCAAG GGTTACAACAAAGCTGTGGATTGGTGGGCGCTAGGGGTCCTAATCTATGAAATGTCTGCTGGGTATCCTCCATTTTTTGCGGACCAGCCTATTCAGATTTATGAGAAAATAGTCTCTGGGAAG GTGCGGTTTCCGTCACATTTCAGTTCAGATTTGAAGGATCTGCTGCGGAACTTGCTGCAGGTGGACCTGACCAAGCGGTTTGGTAATCTGAGAAACGGTGTCAACGACATCAAGAACCACAAGTGGTTTGCCAACACAGACTGGATCTCCATCTACAAAAGAACG GAGGAACCTCCCTTTAAACCCAAGATGAAAGGTCCTGGTGACACCAGCAACTTTGACGAGTATGAAGAGGAGCCAATCCGTGTGTCCATCACAGAGAAATACCCTAAAGAATTTGCTGATTTCTAG